In Candidatus Taylorbacteria bacterium, the DNA window GAACACGAACACAGACACAAGCACTGACGATGAAATCGGCACTACCGATGAAAACGCCAACGCTGGATCCGCCTCTGTCGGATTTGGAGCAAAAATAGGAAATTTCTTCAACGGAATCTTCAATTTTGTCTTCGGAAAATAAGAAAACAAGAATCTGGAATCTGGGTTATAGAATCTAGAAAATGAAAATACAGATAGCAAAAAACTCCGCCTAGGCGGAGTTTTTTGCTATAGGAAACACCCGTTAGAGCATTTTCCTTGTTCCCCGTGCTGAATTCCCCAAAGCTAAGCTTTGGGGAATTCAGAGTATGGTATAATATTTATGAATGATTCTTGTTTTATATAAATTTTATTTATCTATTCTCAGATTTCCTTTTGCGGAAAGAAGAATCGAATTCTTCATAGGAGATCCAAATGCCCCGGCAAGAGCAATCATAAGAGCGTTGTCGGTCGTGAGGTTGTGAGGGGGGATGAGCACAGGGACATTCATCTTTTTCCCTAGGTCGTCGAATGCCTTTCTCAAGTGATTATTTGCAATCACCCCTCCTCCGAGAATCAGTGTCTCAATTCCAAATTCTTGAATCGCGCGCTCCGTTTTTGCGATGAGCACTTCTGTTACCGCATTTTCAAATTCCATCGAGATTTCTTGCTTGATTTTCGGGGTGATTTTTGTGATTTTTCTCACCAAGTATAGTACGGCGGTTTTAAGACCGGAGAAGGAAAAATCGTAATCTTTACTGTGAAGCATGGGACGAGGGAGGGAAACAGTTTGTAAGTTGGTGAGATGGTAAGTTTGTAAGTTAGGTCGAAGGCGATTTTTTTCAGCCAGCGCCGAAATATGTGGCCCGCCGGGGTAGGGAAGTCCCAAAATTCTCGCAACTTTATCGAACGCTTCACCGACTGCGTCATCGCGCGTTTGACCGATAATCTCGTACTGCTTCCATTTCTTGATGAGGACGAGCTCCGTGTGTCCTCCGCTTATGAGTAATGCGAGAGCGGGGTAGTGGACAGGTGTTAGGTGTAAGGTGTTAGGTGTTAGTGCAGGAGGAGTATTTTCTTTGGAAATAAGTCTGCGTGTGTCCGCGTTTAGTCCGCGTTGGTCTGCGGTCTCCGCGCTAACAAGCGCGGAGACGATGTGTCCCTCCATATGATTTACCGGTATGACAGGAATATCCCAGAGTGCGCTCAATGCTCGAGCAAAATTTATCCCTACCCAGAGCGCAGGCTCAAGTCCCGGACCCTCCGTAATAGCAATCGCATCGATTGCCGGCTTTCCCATGTCTACCAATGTCTTCATAAATTGCTCACCAAGCTCCGGTTCTCGATCGAGGATAGTTTGTAAGTTTGTAAGTTTGTAAGTTGGTAGGTTAGACTTTGGATTTTCCTTTCCTGAATCTTGAATCATGAATCTCGAGTCTGCAGAATTTTTTAACAATTTAAGAAATAATGGAATCAGGTTTTTTCCATGCTCTCTCTTTGCCATCATTGGGAAAACACCCCCATAGTGCTCGTGGATGTTCACTTGTGATATAAGCTCATCGCCAAGGACTTTGAAATTCAGCGTTGGGGTAATTTCACCTGTCTCTATCAAGCAAATTGCTGTTTCGTCACATGATGTTTCTATGCCTAAAATAACCATAAAGGAAACTATACCTTCGGGCTTATTTTAAATCAAATAGAAATGATTGCATTTCCATACCTCAAATGTTGGTGGCGTATATTTCTATTCACGTCAATGTGTGCTATCTCAACGCTATAGCGGAGAGTTAGCATAGAGACAAAATGAAAAAACCCGCCATATTTTGGGTCGGGTTATTCTATATCCAGACATAGTAGGCTTTCCGTCCGGTTTGCTCAAAAACGAAGGCCACAGTTTTATTTCCGAAATCGAGTCTTGGACAATGAAGAAGTTCAACCTCGTGAGTATAGCGGATTGACGATTTTTTCTGCATTATTCGTGACTGAGTGAGAGTAAGTGGTCGTAGAAGCACAAAATATTCGCTTTTAAAAAGCGCGTTTTTTTCATCGTGCTTAATTGCAATTCCCGGAGGTCTAAGACCGAGTACACCAAT includes these proteins:
- the tsaD gene encoding tRNA (adenosine(37)-N6)-threonylcarbamoyltransferase complex transferase subunit TsaD, whose product is MVILGIETSCDETAICLIETGEITPTLNFKVLGDELISQVNIHEHYGGVFPMMAKREHGKNLIPLFLKLLKNSADSRFMIQDSGKENPKSNLPTYKLTNLQTILDREPELGEQFMKTLVDMGKPAIDAIAITEGPGLEPALWVGINFARALSALWDIPVIPVNHMEGHIVSALVSAETADQRGLNADTRRLISKENTPPALTPNTLHLTPVHYPALALLISGGHTELVLIKKWKQYEIIGQTRDDAVGEAFDKVARILGLPYPGGPHISALAEKNRLRPNLQTYHLTNLQTVSLPRPMLHSKDYDFSFSGLKTAVLYLVRKITKITPKIKQEISMEFENAVTEVLIAKTERAIQEFGIETLILGGGVIANNHLRKAFDDLGKKMNVPVLIPPHNLTTDNALMIALAGAFGSPMKNSILLSAKGNLRIDK